The Streptococcus oralis region GATTACTGCTGTAACGACTTCCAGTGTTACTAGTAAACAGGCCGAAGGTCTTAATATCCCGCTCAAGTCGATTGATCAAGTGGACTTTGTCGATGTGACGGTTGACGGGGCGGATGAAGTAGATAGCCAGTTTAACGGGATCAAAGGTGGTGGTGGTGCCCTTCTGATGGAGAAGGTTGTCGCAACGCCCTCAAAAGAATACATTTGGGTGGTTGACGAAAGCAAACTGGTAGAGAAACTAGGTGCTTTTAAATTGCCTGTAGAAGTGGTTCAGTATGGTGCAGAACAGGTCTTTCGTCGGTTTGAGCGAGCTGGCTACAAACCAAGTTTCCGTGAAAAAGACGGCCAACGTTTTGTGACCGATATGCAGAACTTTATCATTGATCTAGCCTTGGATGTCATTGAAGATCCAATTGCCTTCGGACAAGAATTGGACCATGTCGTTGGTGTCGTTGAGCATGGCTTGTTCAACCAAATGGTGGATAAGGTCATCGTTGCTGGACGAGACGGGGTTCAGATTTTAACTTCAACAAAAGCAAACTAATCAACATAATAAGGAGATACACTATGTCAAAATTTAATCGTATTCACTTGGTGGTACTGGATTCTGTAGGAATCGGTGCTGCGCCAGATGCCAATAACTTTGTCAATGCAGGGGTTCCAGACGGAGCTTCTGACACACTGGGACACATTTCAAAAACCGTTGGTTTGAATGTACCAAACATGGCTAAAATCGGTCTAGGAAATATTCCTCGCGAAACGCC contains the following coding sequences:
- the rpiA gene encoding ribose-5-phosphate isomerase RpiA, which gives rise to MENLKKMAGIKAAEFVKDGMVVGLGTGSTAYYFVEEIGRRIKEEGLQITAVTTSSVTSKQAEGLNIPLKSIDQVDFVDVTVDGADEVDSQFNGIKGGGGALLMEKVVATPSKEYIWVVDESKLVEKLGAFKLPVEVVQYGAEQVFRRFERAGYKPSFREKDGQRFVTDMQNFIIDLALDVIEDPIAFGQELDHVVGVVEHGLFNQMVDKVIVAGRDGVQILTSTKAN